The following proteins are encoded in a genomic region of Candidatus Manganitrophaceae bacterium:
- the atpD gene encoding F0F1 ATP synthase subunit beta, translated as MATGKILQVIGPTVDIQFPSDQLPQILNAVQIKNTLTNTEIIVETAQHLGDDVVRCIAMRSTDGLVRGMEAVDLGEPISVPVGEQTLGRMFNVTGETIDGLGPVANPEKKWPIHRSSPSFEDQVPVTSILETGIKVVDLLAPYAKGGKVGLFGGAGVGKTVIIMELIRNIGAEHGGYSVFAGVGERTREGNDLYAEMTESGVLNKTVLAFGQMNEPPGARLRIGLSALTMAEYFRDEKGQDVLLFVDNVFRFVQAGSEVSALLGRMPSAVGYQPTLATEMGELQERITSTTTGSITSVQAIYVPADDITDPAPATTFTHLDATTVLSRQIAELGIYPAVDPLDSTSRLLDPQVIGDEHYQIAQDVQRILQKYKELQDIIAILGMDELSEEDRLTVQRARKIQRFLSQPFFVAEVFTGTPGKYVKLEDSIKGFQKIVAGEMDELPEQAFYMVGTIEEAQEKAEKLNA; from the coding sequence AACACCTTAACAAATACCGAGATCATTGTAGAGACGGCACAACATCTCGGGGACGATGTGGTGCGCTGTATCGCCATGCGTTCTACGGATGGTCTTGTCCGCGGGATGGAGGCCGTTGACCTTGGCGAGCCAATCTCGGTCCCGGTGGGTGAGCAGACCCTTGGCCGGATGTTCAACGTGACCGGAGAGACCATCGATGGCTTGGGCCCTGTCGCGAATCCGGAGAAGAAATGGCCGATCCATCGATCCAGTCCTTCCTTTGAAGATCAGGTTCCTGTCACATCAATCCTGGAAACCGGAATAAAAGTGGTCGATCTCCTTGCACCCTACGCAAAAGGGGGGAAGGTTGGCCTTTTTGGAGGGGCCGGGGTTGGGAAGACTGTCATCATCATGGAACTCATTCGAAATATCGGGGCAGAGCATGGCGGTTATTCCGTCTTCGCTGGAGTGGGCGAACGGACCCGTGAAGGGAACGATCTTTACGCTGAGATGACGGAGTCCGGTGTGTTGAATAAAACGGTCCTCGCCTTCGGCCAGATGAATGAACCTCCCGGAGCCCGTTTACGAATTGGTCTTTCCGCCCTGACCATGGCCGAATATTTCCGGGACGAAAAAGGACAGGACGTACTGCTTTTTGTGGACAACGTTTTTCGCTTTGTTCAGGCGGGTTCTGAGGTGTCGGCACTTCTGGGAAGAATGCCTTCGGCCGTCGGGTACCAGCCGACCCTGGCCACAGAGATGGGAGAACTCCAGGAGAGAATTACCTCGACGACTACGGGATCGATTACCTCCGTCCAGGCCATCTATGTCCCGGCTGACGACATCACCGATCCGGCACCGGCAACAACCTTTACACATCTCGATGCCACGACCGTTCTTTCCAGGCAGATTGCAGAGCTCGGAATTTATCCCGCCGTCGATCCCCTGGATTCGACCTCCCGTCTGCTGGACCCGCAGGTGATCGGGGATGAACATTATCAAATAGCCCAGGATGTTCAGCGTATCCTTCAGAAATATAAGGAACTGCAGGACATTATTGCCATTCTGGGGATGGACGAACTCTCTGAAGAAGACCGTCTGACCGTTCAGCGTGCCAGAAAGATCCAGCGGTTCCTCTCGCAGCCTTTCTTCGTCGCCGAGGTCTTTACGGGCACTCCCGGTAAATATGTGAAATTAGAGGACTCCATCAAGGGTTTCCAGAAGATTGTTGCCGGTGAGATGGATGAACTTCCGGAGCAGGCCTTCTACATGGTTGGGACGATTGAAGAAGCGCAGGAGAAGGCGGAGAAGTTGAACGCATGA
- the atpC gene encoding ATP synthase F1 subunit epsilon, with product MNQKTFQLTVTTPEQIFFKGPVRSIVVPGGLGRMGVLVNHAPLITTLVPGSLVITSPEGNKRELSIGPGFLDVSNNEVTLLTETVNQDQVT from the coding sequence ATGAACCAAAAGACCTTCCAGTTGACCGTGACGACGCCGGAGCAGATATTTTTTAAAGGCCCGGTCCGGTCTATCGTGGTTCCCGGCGGTCTTGGGCGTATGGGTGTCCTGGTAAATCATGCCCCGCTCATTACGACCCTCGTACCCGGTTCCCTGGTGATTACCTCTCCGGAAGGGAACAAAAGGGAGCTTTCCATCGGCCCGGGATTTCTCGATGTAAGCAACAATGAGGTTACACTCTTGACCGAAACGGTCAACCAGGATCAGGTAACCTGA